The following DNA comes from Rhodanobacteraceae bacterium.
TGCCGGTGTCTTCGGTCATGCGCAGGATGAAGGTGGAACCCATGCGGTTGACGATGGAGTTGGTGACCTGGGTGGCGATGATCTCGCGACGCAGGCGGTGCTTCTCCATGGTTTCGGAAAACCGCTCGCGCAGCGGCGTCGGGAAATAGATCTGCAGCTCCTTCGACAGGTACGGGTCTTCCGGTACGTCGGAATCCAGCAGCTGCTGGTAAAGCACGATCTTGGAATAGGACAGCAGGATCGACAGCTCCGGGCGGGTCAGGCCCTGACCCTTGAGCTTGCGATCTTCGAACTCGGCGTCTGTCGGCAGGAACTCCAGCCCGCGGTCGAGCAGTCCCTGCTGCTCCAGGGTGCGCACGAAATGCTGCTTGGAGCCGAGGCGCGGGATCGACAGCGCCTGCATCAGGCTGATCGCCAGGTTCTGGCGGTAATTGTCGAACAGCACCAGGCGCTCGACCTCGTCGGTCATGTCGACCAGCAGTTCATCGCGCTGTTCCAGGGTGAGCTGGCCCTGCTGGATGGCAGTGTTCAGCAGGATCTTGATGTTGACCTCGTGATCGGAGGTGTCGACGCCGGCCGAGTTGTCGATGAAGTCGGTGTTGAGCAAGCCGCCGGCCTGGGCAAACTCGATGCGCCCGCGCTGGGTGAGACCCAGATTTCCACCTTCGCCGACGATCCGGCAGCGCAACTCCCGGCCATTGACGCGCAGCGCGTTGTTGCTGCGATCGCCGCATTCGCTGTGGCTTTCCGTGGTGGCCTTGACATAGACGCCGATGCCGCCGTTCCAGAGCAGCTCCGCCGGTGCCTTGAGAATGGCGCGCATCAGCTCGTTCGGCGTCAGTTGCTCCACCCCCTCGTCCATGCCCAGGGCCAGACGCATTTCCGGGGTGATGGTGATGGTCTTGGCGCTGCGCGGAAACACGCCGCCACCGGCGCTGATCAGGCCGGTGTCGTAATCGGCCCAGGACGAGCGCGGCAGCGCGAACATGCGCTCGCGTTCCACGTAACTGGTTTCTGCGTCGGGATTCGGATCGACGAAGATATGGCGGTGGTCGAAGGCGGCCAGCAGTCGGATCTTGCGTGACAGCAGCATGCCGTTGCCAAACACGTCACCAGACATGTCGCCGATGCCGACGCAAGTGAAATCCTCGCTCTGGCAATCCTTGCCGATGGCGCGGAAGTGGCGCTTGACGCTTTCCCAGGCGCCCTTGGCAGTGATGCCCATCTTCTTGTGGTCGTAACCCTTCGACCCACCGGAGGCGAAGCCGTCATCCAGCCAGAACCCGTATTCCTGACTGAGCGCGTTGGCGATGTCGGAGAAGGTGGCCGTGCCCTTGTCGGCCGCCACCACCAGATACGGATCATCCGGATCGTGGCGTACCACGCGTTCCGGCGGGGCAATCGCGCCATCGACGATGTTGTCGGTCACGTCCAGCAGTCCGCGGATGAAGGTGCGATAGCAGGCCACGCCTTCTGCGAGGATGGCATCGCGATCATTGCCGGCTGGCGGCTGCTTGACGTAGAAGCCGCCCTTGGCGCCCACCGGCACGATCACCGTGTTCTTGACCTGCTGCGCCTTCATCAGGCCCAGCACTTCGGTGCGGAAATCCTCGCGGCGGTCAGACCAGCGCAAGCCGCCGCGCGCGACCATGCCCATGCGCAGGTGCACGCCTTCCACCCGTGGTGAGTAGACGAAGATCTCGCGGAAGGGTACGGGTTTGGGCAGCCCCGGCACCTTGCTCGAATCGAGCTTGAAACTGATGTAATCCTTGGCCTTGCCGTCCACTCGCTGGTAGTGATTGGTGCGCAGCGTGGCCCGCATGCAGTCGCGGAATGCCCGCAGAATGCGGTCTTCGTCCAGACTGGAGACTTGCTCCAGCAGCGCGCCCAGCGTCTGGTGCAGCACCTGCAGTTGTTCACTGCGCGGCTTGATGTAGGAGTCCAGAACCGCCCCGGCCAAGGTCGGCAGAGAGCTGCGCATCTCGTCGGTCAACAACACTCCGAATTCACGCTCCATGCGCCGACGGGCGGCATCGGCGGAGCTGCGCTGCTCGCGGTCCGGGTCGAAGCGGGCGGCGAACATCTCCACCAGCAGGCGCGTGACCAGCGGGTGTGCCGCCAGCGTGCGCTCCATGTAGGCCTGGGAATAGGTGACGCCGGTCTGCAGCAGGTATTTGCAGTAGCCGCGCAGCATTGCCACTTCGCGCACTTCCAGCTCGGCCGCCAGCACCAGGCGGTTGAAGCCGTCGTTCTCGACGCGACCGCGCCAGATCTGCTCGAAACCCTGCTGGAAGCGCTCGCGGGCCTGGTCCAGATTCTCGCCCAGCGGGACCAGCGGCTCGACCTCGAAGTCCTGGATGTGGATCGCCATTCCCGGCGTCTCCATCTCGTAGGGATGCTCCGAGAACACTCGCAGCCCCATGTTCTCCAGCATCGGCAGCGCATCGGACAGGGTGATCGGCGCGCCCATCTTGAAGACCTTGAAGCGCAGTGCGCCGTCGCTCTTGCGCCGCGGGCGGTACAGCTGCAGGCGCACGTCCTGGCTGTCCTTCAGTTGTGCCGCGGCTTCCACATCGGCCGCCGCAATCCAAGGCGTCACGGCCTCGATGTAGCCCATCGGCAAGGCCTTGCCAAAGCGATTGCTGAGCTTGATGCCGCGCTCTTCGCCATGCTTCTGGATCAGGATGTCACGCAGCTCGTCCTGCCAGTTGCGCACGATCTGGGCCAGCTTGGCCTCGATCTCGCGGACATCGTAGTCAGGCTTCTCGCCGGGCTTGGGTCGCACCACCACATGCAGTCGCGCCAGCACCGATTCGGAGACCGCCACCGAGGAGTCATAGCGCTCGCCATTGAAGGCGCGCTTCAGTGATTGCTCGATGCGTTCGCGGATCTCGCTGGTGAAGCGCTCACGCGGAATGTAGACCAGGCAGGAGAAGTAGCGGCCGAAGCGATCGCGGCGCACGAACAGCCGGGTGCGCTGGCGTTCCTGCAGGTTGAGAATGCCGACTGAAGTCTCGAACAACTCCTCGATGCTGGACTGGAACAGCTCGTCGCGCGGCAGGGTTTCCAGGATGTGCTGCAGGCGCTTGGCGGCATGGCCGGTGCGATGGAGCTTGCTGCGCTGGAACACGCCGTCGACCTTGGTCCGGATCAGCGGGATGTCCTTGGGTCGGGTGGTGTAGGCGGTGGAGGTGTACAGACCGAGGAAACGGTCTTCGCCCACGGCATTGCCATTGGCGTCGAAGCGCAGCACGCCGATGTAGTCCATGTATCCCGGATGGTGCACGGTCGAGCGCGCATTGGTCTTGGACAGGATGATCAGATCGGGCAGCGTGTCCGGTGGCAGATCGCGTGCCGCCAGCGTGGCCAGCGGACGCACCGGCAACTGCGACTCATCGCCACGCAGCAGGCCGAGCCCGCTGCCGGGAACAGCGCGCAGCACATTGGTGCCATCAACCTGGGCGGTTTCGTAGGCGCGGTAGCCAAGCAGCGTGAAGTGGTTGTCCGCCACCCAGCGCAGATAATCGGCACACTCGGCCACGTACTCCGGGTCATGCAGCAACTCGCGGGCACTCAGGCCTTCGGCCAGGGCCAGGGCGCGATGATGCATGGCGGTGAAGTCGCGCACACAGGCGCGGACATCGGCCAGCGCCCGCTCGATGCGTTCGCACAGGGCTTCGATTCGGCCGGGCTCGGTCTGGCGATCGACCTCCACGTGCATGATCGATTCCGACTGCTCGCCGTCCTCAGCCCCGAAGCCCAGAATGTGGCCGCCCGGATCGCGCTGCACCTTGAACACCGGATGCATGATCAGGTGGGTGAGGGTGTGGTCCTGGGCAATGGCCATGCTGACCGTGTCGACCAGGAAGGGCATGTCGTCATTGACGATCTGGATCGCGGTGTGGGTGCTTTCCCAGCCGTTCTCGTCCTGAGTCGGGTTGTAGACGCGGACCTTGGCCGAATGCGCTGGACGGTGCCGGAAATAGCGCAGCAGATCCAGCGTCAATCCGGCCCATTCACCGGCCTTGCGCTCATCGAATTCATCCTGCGGAAGGTGCTCGAACAATCGAGTCGCGAAGGCCGTGGCCTCCTTCAGCTTGGGGCCACTGACCAGCGACTTCAGGGCTTCGAGAACATGCGCCAGCGTTTGGCCGGCGTCAGCAGTGCGAACGGCGCTCATGATGGGTGTGTGGGTCGCGCAAATGCGAAGGAAGCGTAAAGATAGCGCTCGTCGAGCTCGGGCTCTACCCGCGCTGCAGCATTCCGGCCAGCCGCGCTTCAGGGAGACGGGAGTTGGATCCGGCCGGTTCGGCCTTGTTCGGGGGCTTTCGCGGTTTTCGCCGAGCCAGAAGCAGCTGTCCGCAAAGGGCGCAAAGGGCGCAAAGAAGAGCAACGCTGGTAAAGGCCGGATTGCGGCCGTCGCCCCGGGATTGCGGCGGGGCATTGGCGCCGCAAATCCCGAGCTGGTGCTTGGGATTCTGTAGGTCCGGACTTGTCCGGACGCTTTTCCCGGCAGAGACCGGCAGTGTCCAGACAAGTCTGGACCCTATCCAAGGCAAGGTGCCCGCCTGCATCCTCGCATTCACCTTCCGCAATCGCAGCGCTCAGGCATCCTGTAGGGCTACAGTTCCTTTGAGTAAGTCGGAAATCGTCATTCCCGCGAATGCGGGAATCCAGTTCTTCAGGCACCTGCGTAAGCCTGGATTACCGCATCCGCGGGAACGACGACTTGTGCAGAGGATCCCTGGTTGATTCCCTTTTGACGGAGTGCATTCATGATCAATCTGTTCAGCCCGCTGAAGTCGGGCGATCTGCAGCTGCCCAACCGCATCCTGATGTCGGCGCTGACTCGCGCCCGCGCCGGACGCAGCCACATTCCCAACCCGATGATGGCCGAGTACTACGCGCAGCGGGCTACCTCCGGTCTGATCTTCACCGAGGCGACCATGGTCGCAGCCGACGGCTGTGCGTTTACCGGCGAAGGTGGGCTGTACGATGACGAGTGCGTGGCCGGTTGGCGACGGGTGACCGAGGCCGTGCACGCCCGCGGCGGACGCATCGCCGTGCAGCTGTGGCATCCGGGCAGAGCCGCGCATTCCGTGCTCAATGGCGGCGTGCAGCCGGTCTCCAGTACCGATCGCGCCATCAGCGACAGCAGCATCCAGACGCCCGAGGGTGAAAAGGCCTACGAGGTCCCGCGGCGCCTGGCGCTGGACGAGCTGCCCGGCATCATCGAGTTGTTCCGCAGGGCGGCCGAGCGGGCCATGGCTGCCGGCTTCGATGGTGTGCAGCTGCATGGGGCGCACGGCTATCTGCTCGATCAGTTCCTGCGCGACAGCGTCAATGACCGCGATGATGCCTATGGCGGCAGCATTGCCAATCGAGCCCGCTTGCTGCTGGAAGCGGTGGATGCAGCCGTATCGGTCTGCGGGGCCGGACGGGTCTCGGTGCGGATTTCGCCGCTGGTGCCCTTCAACGACATCCGCGATTCCGACCCGGAGGCGCTGGTGGCTTATCTTGCCCGCGAGCTTAACGCACGGCAGATCGGGGCCCTGGAACTGCGCCACGGCGATTTCCGCGAGGCCGCCGAGCAGCGCCTGGCGGTGATTGCGCGCGAGCACTTCAAGGGTACGCTGCTGGCCAACGGCGGCTACGACTACGCCAGCGGGCAAGCGGCGGTCGCCTCGGGCGCTGTCGATGCCGTGGTCTACGGCAAGGCCTACCTGTCCAATCCCGATCTGGTCGAACGCTTCCGCGCCGGCGCCGACCTGAATCCGGTGGACTTCAGCAAGCTGTACACGCCGGGACCGGCCGGGTACACCGACTACCCGACGATGGCCTGAAACTCGCAGCGTCCCGCGAGCTCGTCGCAACCAGCTTCGCGCTGTGCAAGGCTCTTGTAGTGCCGAGCTTGCTCGGCAGGGGTTGCGGCTCGTCGGCCGGGATGGGAGAGCACAAGCCCAGCCAAAGCAGCGGAGCAAGCTCCGCTCTACGGGCGTTTCGGTGTACGAGGTTGTTGTAGTGCCGAGCTTGCTCGGCAGGAGTTGCGGCTCTTTGGCGGGGGCGCAGGAGCACAAGCCCAGCCAGAGCAGCGGAGCAAGCTCCGCTCTACCAAAGCTGCGGTGTACGAGGCTGTGGTAGTGCCGAGCTTGCTCGGCAGGGTGTGCGGCGCTCTGGCTGTGTGCGATCCGCCCAGGCCGCTCAGCGCAGTTGCAGCTTGAACTGCACCTCGACCTCGTCGGCGATGGTTTCCGGATCGGCCCAGTCGCCGCTGCCAATCCCGAACTGCGTCCTTGAGAATCGGGCCTTGCCTTCGATGATGTGACCGTCGGCGCTGGCGCTGATGTCCAGTGGCACAGGATGGGTCTGGCCCTTGAGCGTCAAGCTGCCGGGGCAGCTGAGCCGCGTGCCGGTGGCGTCGCAATCACCCGCGGAAGCCCAGCGTGCATTGGGAAATTGTTCGCTGTCGAAGAAATCCGGCCCGCGCAGGGTGTCATCGCGGTCGGGGTAGTCGGTGTCCAGGCTGCCGACCTCAATCTCGGTGACAAAGCGCGTGGCCAGCGGCTGCGCCAGATCGAAGCTGGCCTTGCCGGAAAACTGCTTGAAGATGCCGGGCACGGCCTCGCCGCCGTAGTCTCCGGTGAATCCGAGCTGGCTGTTGCTGGCATCGAAGCTGAATTCGGCGGCATCGGCCAGCCTGATGCTGGTCAGCGCGATCAGCGCGATCAGCGCGAGCATGGACAGTCTCATGGTTGATCCTTGTGGTCCTGGGTACGCAGACCCGAACGGAAGCTTGGAAGCATCCGCGTCAAGGTGCTGTCGCGGTCAATGAAGTGGTGTTTGACGGTGGCCGCCAGATGCAGCGCGATCATCAGCATCAAGGTCCATGCCAGCCATTCATGCACTTGCTGCCAGAAGACGAATGCCTCGCGGTCACGGGCGATCAGTGCCGGCACCTTGAACAGCCCGAACCAGCTGAGCGGAAACCCGGACGCGGAATTCTGCAGCCAGCCGGTGATCGGCATCGCCAGCATCAGCAGGTACATCAACCCATGCGTGCCGGCTGCGGCGCGCAACTGCCAGGTGGGCGCCGACAGCGGCGGCGGTGGTCTGCGGTAAAGGCGCCAGAACAAGCGGAACGCCGCCAGGCCCAGTACCGTCAGACCCACCCATTTGTGCCAGGTGTAGACCTCGATCTTGGTTGGCGAGTTCTTCAGTTCGGTCATCCACAATCCGACACCGAGCAGGGCCAGGATTGCCAATGCGATGAACCAGTGCAGGGCGACGGCGACCAGGCCGTAACGCTGCGCTTGCTGGGGAGTGCCATCGATGGATTCCGGCATGGACTTGCCCTCGCGCATCCGATGAATGCTGCCGCGGCACCTGGCAGCTGCAGGCGCCGCGGGAAGATCCGTAGCGATGATCAGCCGGCCGAAGCCTCGACTTCGATGCGCACGCTGACCTCGTCACTGACCGCCGGCACGTACTCGGCCAGACCAAACTCGGAGCGCTTGAAGCGCGTAGTGGCGGAGAAGCCGACGGCCGGCTTCTTGCTGAAGGGATGCGGGCCGGCCTGATTCAGGGTGGCCTCCAGGGTCACGGGCAGGGTCTTGCCCTTGAGCGTGAGGTCGCCGGTGATGGTCAGCGTCTTCTCGCCCGTCTTGACCACCTGGGTAGAGACGAAACGCGCTTCCGGATAGATGGCGGTGTTGAACCACTTCTCTGCCGACACGTGCTCGCGCCAGGTGGCATCACCGAGGTCAATGCCGGCGACGTCCAGGCTGACGTCCACTTTGGCACCGCTCCAGTCAGACGCATCCAGCGACAGGCTGCCGTCCTTGATGTGAAAGCGCGCGGTGCTGTTGGAGAAGCCCAGATGATTGACGCTGGCGTGCACCTGCGAATGCACTTTGTCGAAGCTGTAGTTCAGGGTTTCGGCGTGGGCGCCGGCGGCAAAGGCGAGACTGGCAAGAGCGATCAGGGTACGCATGGAATCATTCCTCTGGACAGTTGGAGTGCAAGGCGCACTGACCGCTCGAAGCTACGCTGCAGCGGCCGGTGCCAGTGTGAAGACAGCTTGCGCGAGCGCGCGAAGCCGTCCAATCTCCTGCATTGCGCGACAGCGTTCAAAATCCTTGAATGCACGACGAAGTCACACTGGATCTGCAGGCGATCGAACTGCTGACCGCCATTGAGGCCGAGGGCTCGATGGCCGCTGCCGCGCGTCGGTTGGGCAAGGTGCCGTCGGCGCTGAGCTACCAGGTCCGGCGCCTGGAGGAATCGCTGGACCTGTTGCTGGTCGATCGCCGCAGCGGGCGTGCGCTGCTGACGGAATCAGCCCAGTTGCTCGTGCGCGAGGGCCGGGATCTGCGGGCAGCGCTGGACGGCGCCCTGACGCGGGCGCGACGGGCCGCGCTGGACGGCGCCCTGACGCGGGCGCGACGGGCCGCGCTGGGTTTCGAGTCGGAACTGGTCATTGCCGTGGATGCCGTAGTGCCCATCGATGTGCTCTGGCCGCTGCTCCGTGGATTCGATCAGCTCAAGGCGCCCACCCAGCTGCGCTTCTGGCATGAGGTCCTGTCGGGCAGTTGGGAGGCGCTGCTCAGTGGGCGAGCCGATCTGGTGGTCGGGGCGCCAGGCGAAGCCCCCGCCAATCGCGAGATCCGGATGCAGCCCCTGGGACGTATCGAGTTCGTGTTCTGCGTGGCGCCGCAGCATCCGTTGGCGACCGTGGCCGAGCCTCTGCTCCCTGCGCAGATCGCCCGCCATCGGGCCATCGCCGTGGCCGATTCGGCGCGCTCGATGCCGCGGCGCACGGCCGGGCTGCTGCCAGGCCAGCGGGTGATGACAGTCCCCGATTTCAACTACAAGGTGGCGGCGCTCTGTGCCGGCCTTGGCTGTGGCTATCTGCCTCGACATGTGGCAGCAGCGCCGCTGCGCAGCGGCGCGCTCGTGCAGCGGGCGACGGCACAGACCGAACTGGTGGCGCCGGTGCATCTGGCCTGGCGCGAGCCCATCCGCGGCAAGGCGCTGGCCTGGTTTGTTCAGGCCTTCACCCGCGTCAACTTTGATTCTCCGCGATGACTACGAAGCGGCCCGCCCTGGCTGCGCCTGTCGCCGCCCTCAGTTGGCCACCCCCACTGGACTGGCCGCAGCACTTGCGGACTGCTGGGGCCTTGCGCATTCGCGATGTGCCCCTGCACCCGGAGAACCAGGCGCTGCGAGCACTGGCCGCCGAGTTGGGCCCGGTCTCGACGCGCGGACTGTCGCATCGCGCAGGACTGGTTGAAAGCGGTGCGGTACAGCGGGTTGAGGCGCTCCCGGGTCCGGTGCTCGATCAATACGCGAAGAGTCTGCGGTCGGCGGGCAGTGATGCCTTCGCCCTGCACAGCGACGAGAGCTTCTGCCTGCGGCCAGCGCGCTGGGTGCTGCTGCATTGCTGGCAGCCGGCCGAGCGGGGTGGCGACACCCTGCTGCTGGCCGTCGAGGAAATCCTCGAACCAGCCACCCGGGAGGTACGAATTGCCCTGGAGCAGCTGCGGCTGCCCTATCCCTGCGGCGATCGGGTCACGATCGAGACCTCGGGTGTGCTGCGATTCAACGCCGAAGAAATCGAATCCGCCGCACTGCGCCGTGGCGTGCCGCTGTCACTGCCGCAGCGCGCCTGGCTGGCGCGCTTCGAGCAGCGCTTCGCCAGACAAGCGAGCCGCCTGCGGATGGATGCCGGAGACTTGCTGATCATTGACAACTGGCGAATGCTGCATGGACGCACCGCCTTTGACGCCAGCTCCGGGCGACTGCTGAAGCGGCTGCGGGTGCTTTGACGAGGGCACGAGGGCCTTGATGAGGGCACGAGGGCACGAGGGCACGTCAAAGCTACAGCGCCGAGGGCCCGATTGCGCGCTCAGCCACAATCTCGCCATGTACCCGCTCTTGCATGCCCTCGTGCCCTCGCGCCCTCGTGCCCTCGTGCCCTCGTCTCAGGTGCGCCGTCGCAGATAGTTCAGCACATCCATACGGGTGACCAGGCCGATGAAGTGCTCACCATCCATGACGATGGCGACGTGGCCCTTCTCGAACAGGGGCATCAGGCTTTCGATGTCGGTACGCACATCGACCATGTCCAGGTTGGTGATCATGGCCTCCGACACCGGGCACTGGAACTGGCAGGGGTTGTTGTAGACCTTCATCAGCACATCGGATTCGTCGACGATGCCGACGATGCGGTCGCCGTCCATGACCGGCAGTTGTGAGACGTCGTAGAGCTTCATGCGCTGGTAGGCGACCGTCAGTGACTCGTTCGGACGCACCACGATGGTGTCGCGATCGGAATAGGGGCGATTGATCAGATCGCGCAAATCGCCGGTGGATTCGCGGGTGATGTAGCCGTTGTCGCGCATCCAGTAGTCGTTGTACATCTTCGACAGGTACTTGTTGCCGGTGTCGCAGACAAAGGCGACCACCTTCTTCGGCGTGGTCTGCTCGCGGCAGTAGCGCAGCGCAGCGGCGATCACGGTGCCGGTGGAACTGCCGCCGAGGATGCCTTCGGAGCGCAGCAACTCGCGCGCCACGTCGAAGCTCTCGCGATCGCTGATGGCGTAGCTCTTCCTGACGTGTTCGAAGTCGGCGATGGCGGTCAGATAGTCGCCGCCGATGCCTTCGACCGTCCAACTGCCGCCGCTGGCCTCGAGCACACCCTCATTGACGTACTTGGTCAGGACCGAGCCGACCGGATCGGCCAGGATCAGGTCCACATGTGGCGCCGCCCGGGTGAAGAAGTTCGACAATCCGGTGACAGTGCCGCCAGATCCCACGCCAAAGACCATGGCATCCATGTCGTGGCCCATCTGCTGCCAGATTTCCGGACCCGTGCCGAATTCGTGGGCGTAGGGGTTGGACGGATTGCCGAACTGGTTGATGTAGAAGGCGCCTGGGGTCTCCTCGGCGATGCGGCGCGCCATGTCCTGGTAATACTCGGGATGGCCCTTGGTCACGTCCGACCGTGTCAGCACCACCTCGGCGCCCATGGCCTTGAGGTTGAAGATCTTCTCGCGGCTCATCTTGTCCGGCACGACCAGCAGCAAGCGATAGCCTTTCTGCTGGGCGACCAGGGCCAGCGCCAACCCGGTGTTGCCAGCAGTGCCCTCGACGATGGTAGCGCCGGGCTGCAACAAGCCCTTGCGTTCGGCGTCCTCGATCATCGACAGACCGATGCGGTCCTTTATCGAACCGCCCGGATTCATCGATTCCATCTTGAAATAGAGCTCGCACGGCCCGGTATCCATGTGCTGGCAGCGCACGATCGGCGTATTGCCGATCAGTTCGAGGACATTGTTGTAAACCGCCATGGCTGTCTCCTGCGCCGACACGCCGCCTGGGCGCGCCCGCTTCGATTCGTGAAGGGGCGCAAGACTGCACCAGGACGGCGCAAGAGGCCAGCTTCAACGGGCAATTACATGGAAGGGCTGAGCTTCCGCCAGGGTGAGGGAGCCATCCAGTGCTTCTGAAGCGGCTCCACTGGACGGCTTGCCCCGAATCAAGTCGGGTGTCGCAATGACGCCGGGCCCAGGCTCTGGTAGGTCCGTCCAAGTCTGGACCTACAGAAGCCCTCAAGCCCGTAGCCTTTCCCGAGTCCCGAGTCCCGAGTCCCGAGTCCCGAGTCCCGAGTCCCGAGTCCCGAACCAACAACCGACAACCACAACGCCCTTGGCGATGGCCCGTGAATGGCGCAATCATGTAGCCAAGTTCCCGAACAGGTGCCGGCGATGAACCGAAATCTGATCATTCCGCTGATCGCGCTGGATGCGCTGGCGGCCCTGTTGCTGGCCGTAGGGCTGCTCACCCGATTCAGTCCGGAGATCGAATTTCTGCGGCCGCTGGTCGAGAGAAATCTGGGCGTTCCGATGATGGCGGCAGGTGCGGTATTGATGGTGATCTGCGGGCCGCTGATGATCCGTTGGTTCATCGCCTCGATGCGCGAACGCGGGCGTTGAGCCATGGCCCGTCGTCGCACTTCGGTATTCCTTCGGGCAGCGGAACAGGATGACGCGGCCGCCGTTTCGGCGCTGTACGAATCGCCGAAGGTGTTCGGGAACCTGTTGCAGCTGCCATTTCCGCGGGAATCGATGTGGCGCGAAAGACTCGCCAATCCTGATCCGGACACGCTCAATCTGCTCGCGCTGATCGATGGCGAGGTCGTCGGTCATGGCTTCCTCGGTCGCCCCAATGCGAATGCGCGCCGCCGCCATGTCGGCGTGATCGGCCTCGCCGTGCATCCGGATAATCAGGGACACGGCATCGGCAGCGCGCTGCTGGCGGCCATGATCGAACGCGCCGAGCGCTGGATGCAGATGATCCGTCTGGAACTGGAGGTTTATCCCGACAATCTGGCCGCCATTGCCCTCTATCGAAAGCATGGATTTGTCGAGGAAGGGCGCTTGCGCAGCTACGCCTTCCGCGACGGTCAGCTCGTGGACGTGTTGGCGATGGCGCGGGTCGGCGAGTGGCCCGGCGAAGGGAAGCGGGTGCTGCAGTCGACTTAGCGGCGATCTTGCGTCGCGACCGCGAAGACCGGAACTTGCGGTGAGCTGATGCCAACAGCAGGACGCAGAGAACGCAAAGGAAAAGCAGAAAGAACGCCGAGAAAGGCAAAGGCGGTCCTGGATCGGCTTCTCTTGGCGTTCTCAGCGACTCTCTGCGTTCTCCGCGTTGATGATTCCGCCACCACATGGGTCGGAGCGACCTTGCGTCGCGACCGGCGAGCTATTGCGAATCCTGGCTCGGCTTGCGCGGCAGTTCATCACCCAGGGTCACCCAGGGCACGTGGGTGTCGAAATTCACATGCGCCATCGGCGCCTGCGCAATCGGGTCGATGAACAGGGCACGGGCGATGTGCAGCTCGCCTGCCCAGCGCAATGACTTGAAGAACATGGGGCTGCCGCACAGCCCGCAGAAAGCGCGGTGTCCGCCTTCGGCAGCAACATGCCAACGCAGACTGGATTCAGGATCGTTTACGTCAACCGCCGCTTCCTCGAAGCCCACCCAGGTCACGAAGGCCGCCCCGTGCGCGCGCTGGCAGCGCGAACAATGGCAATGCGCCACCCATTTGGGTGGCAATTCGGCGGCGAAGGTTACTGCTCCGCACAGGCAACTACCCCGGGACTTGTCCACACTCATGATCGGTTCCCCCTGCGCTTGTTGCATCACCTCCCGGTGAGCGCTGCGCGCACTTCCGCGTTACGTAAGCCGGCCATTGTCGAACGGTCGAGATTCAACATCTTGAGACATAGGTTCATGGGGAGAAGCGAGCCCCGGGCAGGCCGGGTCCGCGCGCCCGGACTCCGGGATCAGGCGCGACGACGGCAAGCGCGCGGCGCCCGGCATGCGCTGCCGCGGCCGCCGGCGCGAACCAAGCTGGCGCACCTTCAGCGCCGCCGCGCGCCGTAGCGGCCCTACCCCAAGACCGGGTGAATGTCGGTTTGCCATGACCACGTTGACCACCGTGCTCGCCGGCCCCGTTCACTGCTCCCCCTACCTCACCTTGTACGGAAAC
Coding sequences within:
- a CDS encoding alkene reductase, which encodes MINLFSPLKSGDLQLPNRILMSALTRARAGRSHIPNPMMAEYYAQRATSGLIFTEATMVAADGCAFTGEGGLYDDECVAGWRRVTEAVHARGGRIAVQLWHPGRAAHSVLNGGVQPVSSTDRAISDSSIQTPEGEKAYEVPRRLALDELPGIIELFRRAAERAMAAGFDGVQLHGAHGYLLDQFLRDSVNDRDDAYGGSIANRARLLLEAVDAAVSVCGAGRVSVRISPLVPFNDIRDSDPEALVAYLARELNARQIGALELRHGDFREAAEQRLAVIAREHFKGTLLANGGYDYASGQAAVASGAVDAVVYGKAYLSNPDLVERFRAGADLNPVDFSKLYTPGPAGYTDYPTMA
- a CDS encoding NAD-glutamate dehydrogenase, which codes for MSAVRTADAGQTLAHVLEALKSLVSGPKLKEATAFATRLFEHLPQDEFDERKAGEWAGLTLDLLRYFRHRPAHSAKVRVYNPTQDENGWESTHTAIQIVNDDMPFLVDTVSMAIAQDHTLTHLIMHPVFKVQRDPGGHILGFGAEDGEQSESIMHVEVDRQTEPGRIEALCERIERALADVRACVRDFTAMHHRALALAEGLSARELLHDPEYVAECADYLRWVADNHFTLLGYRAYETAQVDGTNVLRAVPGSGLGLLRGDESQLPVRPLATLAARDLPPDTLPDLIILSKTNARSTVHHPGYMDYIGVLRFDANGNAVGEDRFLGLYTSTAYTTRPKDIPLIRTKVDGVFQRSKLHRTGHAAKRLQHILETLPRDELFQSSIEELFETSVGILNLQERQRTRLFVRRDRFGRYFSCLVYIPRERFTSEIRERIEQSLKRAFNGERYDSSVAVSESVLARLHVVVRPKPGEKPDYDVREIEAKLAQIVRNWQDELRDILIQKHGEERGIKLSNRFGKALPMGYIEAVTPWIAAADVEAAAQLKDSQDVRLQLYRPRRKSDGALRFKVFKMGAPITLSDALPMLENMGLRVFSEHPYEMETPGMAIHIQDFEVEPLVPLGENLDQARERFQQGFEQIWRGRVENDGFNRLVLAAELEVREVAMLRGYCKYLLQTGVTYSQAYMERTLAAHPLVTRLLVEMFAARFDPDREQRSSADAARRRMEREFGVLLTDEMRSSLPTLAGAVLDSYIKPRSEQLQVLHQTLGALLEQVSSLDEDRILRAFRDCMRATLRTNHYQRVDGKAKDYISFKLDSSKVPGLPKPVPFREIFVYSPRVEGVHLRMGMVARGGLRWSDRREDFRTEVLGLMKAQQVKNTVIVPVGAKGGFYVKQPPAGNDRDAILAEGVACYRTFIRGLLDVTDNIVDGAIAPPERVVRHDPDDPYLVVAADKGTATFSDIANALSQEYGFWLDDGFASGGSKGYDHKKMGITAKGAWESVKRHFRAIGKDCQSEDFTCVGIGDMSGDVFGNGMLLSRKIRLLAAFDHRHIFVDPNPDAETSYVERERMFALPRSSWADYDTGLISAGGGVFPRSAKTITITPEMRLALGMDEGVEQLTPNELMRAILKAPAELLWNGGIGVYVKATTESHSECGDRSNNALRVNGRELRCRIVGEGGNLGLTQRGRIEFAQAGGLLNTDFIDNSAGVDTSDHEVNIKILLNTAIQQGQLTLEQRDELLVDMTDEVERLVLFDNYRQNLAISLMQALSIPRLGSKQHFVRTLEQQGLLDRGLEFLPTDAEFEDRKLKGQGLTRPELSILLSYSKIVLYQQLLDSDVPEDPYLSKELQIYFPTPLRERFSETMEKHRLRREIIATQVTNSIVNRMGSTFILRMTEDTGKSSGEIAKAFTIAREVVRAREWWAEMDQTTDAPERVNIDVTQGIWNLLRNLTRWLLQLPVTKLEIAASVERFAPGFEQLIAALDEVLPESYKLRYSEQENELVGHGYPKAMAQRISALGALNAAFDVIDLAHEQKVEVAEAARVYYDIGEALHLKWFQDSIESLPVQGRWHAHARGVLRDELYAQRRALAAQLLRGPAPKKGGRVQNWIDAADGSLAYTLGMFKEIRNQVSLDYPTISVAVRRLAQLVAAGKS
- a CDS encoding cytochrome b, with product MPESIDGTPQQAQRYGLVAVALHWFIALAILALLGVGLWMTELKNSPTKIEVYTWHKWVGLTVLGLAAFRLFWRLYRRPPPPLSAPTWQLRAAAGTHGLMYLLMLAMPITGWLQNSASGFPLSWFGLFKVPALIARDREAFVFWQQVHEWLAWTLMLMIALHLAATVKHHFIDRDSTLTRMLPSFRSGLRTQDHKDQP
- a CDS encoding YceI family protein yields the protein MRLSMLALIALIALTSIRLADAAEFSFDASNSQLGFTGDYGGEAVPGIFKQFSGKASFDLAQPLATRFVTEIEVGSLDTDYPDRDDTLRGPDFFDSEQFPNARWASAGDCDATGTRLSCPGSLTLKGQTHPVPLDISASADGHIIEGKARFSRTQFGIGSGDWADPETIADEVEVQFKLQLR